The proteins below come from a single Brevinematales bacterium genomic window:
- the lepA gene encoding translation elongation factor 4, whose product MVDIRKIRNFSIIAHIDHGKSTLADRLLEIGGVKEKGNDEGPALDFMPVERQHGITVKAQSATFEYRSKDGDTYIFNLIDTPGHVDFNFEVKRSLKACEGVLLLVDATQGVQAQTLTNFLLAFEEGLEILPVINKIDLPSADVEATKREIEKELGIPSDDAVLISAKEGIGIDKLMEEIVKRIPPPKGDPNAPLKALVFDSFYDNYKGVVAKIRVFEGSVRPGDEILFMGGQKKYKVEEVGIMALKFIKKDELNAGEVGYLIGNIKSISDFTVGDTITLSSNPTSEPLPGYREPKPMVYACIFPTENEDFNDLKEVMYKLKLTDASITFEPVNSVSMGMGFKCGFLGLLHMQIVMERLDTEFDVSVVSTVPTVKYKVNLRDGTSIFVENPMEMPDLAKIDSIEEPYTVVSIITPEEYIGSIMNIVKEKRGEQKSIHYIDSKRVELKYEMPLAEVIYGFFDKLKSVSSGYASMDYELVGYRESDIVKLDILVNGKPVDALSFLVHRDVAQYRARELVKKLQKLIPKHLFPIAIQAAIGSKVIAREDISALRKDVTAKCYGGDVTRKRKLLEKQKEGKKRLKMIGNVSIPQEAFFEVMKVNS is encoded by the coding sequence ATGGTTGATATTAGGAAGATTAGAAATTTTTCGATAATAGCTCATATTGATCACGGTAAGTCAACTCTTGCTGATAGATTACTTGAGATAGGTGGGGTTAAGGAAAAGGGGAATGATGAAGGTCCTGCTTTAGATTTTATGCCTGTTGAGAGACAGCATGGTATAACTGTCAAGGCACAGTCAGCGACGTTTGAGTATAGATCTAAAGATGGAGATACATACATCTTCAACCTTATAGATACTCCTGGGCATGTTGATTTTAACTTTGAGGTAAAAAGATCACTTAAAGCTTGTGAAGGTGTACTGTTACTTGTAGATGCTACTCAAGGTGTTCAAGCTCAAACACTTACAAACTTTCTACTTGCGTTTGAAGAGGGACTTGAGATATTACCAGTTATAAACAAAATAGATCTACCTAGTGCTGATGTTGAAGCTACAAAAAGAGAGATAGAGAAGGAATTAGGTATTCCCTCAGATGATGCAGTACTCATAAGTGCTAAAGAGGGTATAGGTATTGATAAACTAATGGAAGAAATAGTAAAAAGAATACCACCACCTAAAGGTGATCCTAATGCTCCACTTAAGGCGTTAGTTTTTGACTCTTTCTACGATAACTACAAAGGTGTAGTAGCTAAAATAAGAGTTTTTGAAGGTAGTGTCAGGCCTGGTGATGAGATACTCTTTATGGGGGGACAAAAGAAGTATAAAGTTGAAGAAGTAGGAATTATGGCTCTAAAGTTTATCAAAAAAGATGAACTAAACGCAGGAGAAGTTGGATACTTAATTGGTAATATAAAATCCATATCTGACTTTACTGTTGGAGATACAATAACGTTATCTTCAAATCCGACATCTGAACCTCTACCAGGTTATAGAGAACCTAAACCTATGGTTTATGCTTGTATATTCCCAACTGAAAACGAGGATTTCAATGACCTTAAAGAAGTTATGTATAAACTTAAATTAACTGATGCTTCAATAACATTTGAACCAGTAAATTCAGTTTCTATGGGTATGGGATTTAAATGTGGTTTTTTAGGACTTTTACATATGCAAATTGTAATGGAACGACTTGATACAGAGTTTGATGTTTCTGTTGTTAGTACTGTTCCTACTGTTAAATATAAGGTTAACTTGAGAGATGGTACTTCAATTTTCGTTGAAAATCCTATGGAAATGCCAGATCTAGCAAAGATAGATAGCATTGAAGAGCCATATACAGTAGTTTCTATAATTACTCCAGAAGAGTATATAGGTAGTATTATGAATATAGTCAAGGAAAAGAGAGGTGAACAAAAAAGTATCCATTACATAGATTCGAAAAGAGTTGAACTTAAATATGAGATGCCACTTGCTGAAGTAATATATGGTTTTTTTGATAAGCTTAAAAGTGTTAGTTCAGGTTATGCTTCTATGGATTATGAACTTGTAGGATACAGAGAATCAGATATAGTCAAACTTGATATACTAGTGAATGGTAAACCTGTTGATGCTTTATCCTTTCTTGTTCATAGAGATGTGGCACAATATCGTGCTAGAGAGCTTGTTAAAAAATTGCAAAAACTTATACCTAAGCATTTATTCCCAATAGCAATACAAGCAGCAATAGGTAGCAAGGTCATAGCGAGAGAAGATATATCAGCACTCAGGAAAGATGTAACTGCAAAATGTTATGGAGGAGACGTTACAAGAAAAAGAAAGCTACTTGAGAAACAAAAAGAAGGTAAAAAGCGACTTAAAATGATAGGTAATGTGAGTATTCCTCAAGAAGCTTTTTTTGAAGTTATGAAAGTCAATAGTTGA
- a CDS encoding ABC transporter permease, with translation MIVKKVVLFIATRYINLSGKDVISKIALVAFLSITVGVATSVVVLSITNGFREDLKEKMIGKESHISVIGRGLGIKDYDFFANEIKKIFPWVVDADPYYEGQGLLRKWGDNIHGTLIMGITTNTIKRYQKHFKLLKGSYELKRGEILLAETIAYNLRATVGSEIEVIVKPPLEGELPRIRTFIVKGIFSTGYGDYDNILSAVLIEDAQSIFKVGKLAYGISVMVDDVEKVKEYKYQILNKFSGEFIVLTWQDTNRNLFEAMYNQKTVMMLILFLFFTVVSFGIIGTMMSLALDKKSEIAILKAIGMRNIDILNIFVIAGALLGVFGSIVGLLIGVLISINLEAITLGIENFVNFIIFNLSYPVAKMINPYVSYPEKFEFFKSNVYYIKSFPTKVEFLDLFLISVFATSVSILAGLFPALRASKLKPSEILRNE, from the coding sequence ATGATAGTCAAAAAAGTCGTACTTTTTATAGCAACAAGGTATATAAATCTATCTGGAAAGGATGTAATATCTAAAATAGCTTTAGTTGCTTTTCTGTCAATAACGGTAGGTGTAGCAACATCAGTAGTAGTGCTATCCATCACAAACGGTTTTAGAGAAGACTTGAAAGAAAAAATGATAGGCAAAGAATCTCATATATCTGTTATAGGTAGAGGATTAGGAATAAAAGATTATGATTTCTTTGCGAATGAAATAAAAAAAATTTTTCCCTGGGTTGTAGACGCCGATCCATACTACGAAGGACAAGGATTACTCAGAAAATGGGGGGACAACATACACGGAACATTAATCATGGGTATAACTACCAATACTATAAAAAGATACCAAAAACACTTTAAACTACTCAAAGGAAGTTATGAACTCAAAAGAGGGGAAATATTACTAGCTGAAACAATCGCCTATAATTTAAGAGCAACAGTAGGATCTGAAATCGAAGTCATAGTAAAACCACCATTAGAGGGAGAACTACCCAGAATTAGAACTTTCATCGTCAAAGGTATATTCTCAACAGGATACGGTGATTATGATAACATATTATCTGCTGTGCTAATAGAAGATGCTCAGTCTATTTTTAAGGTAGGTAAACTTGCTTACGGAATAAGCGTAATGGTTGATGATGTTGAAAAAGTCAAAGAATATAAATACCAAATTCTAAATAAATTCTCAGGAGAGTTTATTGTATTAACTTGGCAAGACACAAATCGAAACCTGTTTGAGGCTATGTACAATCAAAAAACTGTCATGATGTTAATATTATTTCTCTTCTTTACTGTCGTGTCATTTGGTATAATAGGAACTATGATGTCACTAGCACTCGACAAAAAATCAGAAATAGCTATACTAAAAGCAATTGGTATGAGAAATATAGATATACTAAATATATTCGTAATAGCAGGAGCTCTACTCGGAGTATTCGGAAGCATTGTAGGACTTTTAATCGGAGTCTTAATCTCAATAAATCTAGAAGCAATAACTTTAGGAATAGAAAACTTCGTAAATTTCATAATCTTTAATCTCTCCTATCCTGTAGCAAAAATGATAAATCCTTACGTAAGTTATCCCGAAAAATTTGAGTTTTTCAAAAGTAACGTCTATTACATAAAATCATTCCCAACTAAAGTAGAATTTCTAGATCTATTCCTAATTTCAGTTTTTGCAACCAGTGTATCCATACTAGCAGGGTTATTCCCAGCACTACGAGCTTCAAAACTCAAACCTTCAGAAATATTGAGGAATGAATAA
- the efp gene encoding elongation factor P — MAGVEAASLRRNNIVFIDGKYYLVVDNQHIKLGRGGANSRLKLKSIETGNLIEKTFGSDTIIEKPDVEIKEMSIIYIDDTNVGIMDNETYEQYEILKNTLGDTLLYIKENVNVMGYIHEGRVITILPPDFIELEVTETDPGLRGDTVSGGSKPAKLETGLVVQVPLFVQIGDKIKVDTRENRYVERVK; from the coding sequence ATGGCAGGAGTTGAAGCAGCATCCTTGAGAAGAAACAACATAGTTTTCATCGATGGTAAATACTATCTTGTTGTCGACAATCAACATATAAAATTAGGTAGAGGTGGTGCAAATTCTAGGTTAAAACTCAAGTCTATTGAAACTGGCAACCTTATTGAAAAAACTTTTGGCTCAGACACAATAATAGAAAAACCAGATGTTGAGATAAAAGAAATGAGTATAATCTACATTGACGATACTAATGTCGGAATCATGGATAACGAAACATATGAACAATATGAAATATTAAAAAACACGCTTGGAGATACTTTGCTATACATAAAAGAAAATGTGAATGTTATGGGATATATCCACGAAGGTAGAGTTATAACTATATTACCACCAGATTTCATAGAACTCGAAGTCACTGAAACCGATCCTGGTCTGAGGGGAGATACCGTTAGCGGAGGATCCAAACCAGCAAAACTTGAAACTGGACTTGTAGTACAAGTACCACTATTTGTTCAAATAGGAGATAAAATAAAAGTTGATACAAGGGAAAATAGATACGTAGAGAGAGTTAAATGA
- a CDS encoding HD domain-containing protein gives MVEKITYYLLVALLSGTIIYFLGSILTFIGIKTKRIKSILTNISIASIAYGGGSFLIYLFRNHDIAFVIAGSIYILKFLTETDMANKTLYSQKNYKPYYLTTIVILLFLFMMIITRIGNNSIYSTVLVMINTIIGTGWFLDKNFRILSLTNIVSILFLVFLREYPATSLLFSLIPYGMNSIYITSKDYIQTLRSLEILTNKRETIVEHQIRQFKEFLFLLIKKIEGRYSFRKMHSFNVSTISEGIARELGLEEKVVNLIKDASMIHDIGFIGIDHRKLTKGSDYEKEAEIIKHISVGRKIIENSNIFIKYLPIVLYHHEKVDSSGPERLSGNMIPLPVRIVAVADKFERMINGRESKKFSIKEALEFLQKNTNLYDQVVVKALERYVLKNFNY, from the coding sequence ATGGTAGAGAAAATAACATACTATCTACTTGTAGCACTGTTATCTGGAACTATAATATACTTTTTAGGATCTATTTTGACTTTTATTGGAATAAAAACAAAAAGAATAAAGAGTATTCTAACAAATATTTCCATAGCTTCCATAGCTTACGGAGGAGGAAGCTTTTTAATCTACCTGTTTAGAAATCACGATATTGCATTTGTAATAGCAGGAAGTATTTACATCCTCAAATTTCTAACAGAAACAGATATGGCAAATAAAACTCTATACTCCCAGAAAAATTACAAACCCTATTACCTTACTACGATTGTCATACTTTTATTTCTCTTTATGATGATTATAACCAGAATTGGTAATAATTCAATTTACTCTACCGTTTTAGTGATGATAAACACCATCATTGGTACTGGATGGTTCCTAGACAAGAATTTTAGAATACTATCTTTAACTAACATCGTGTCAATACTATTCTTAGTGTTTCTAAGAGAATATCCAGCAACATCATTGCTATTTTCACTCATACCATACGGTATGAATTCAATTTACATAACTTCAAAAGATTATATTCAAACACTGAGATCCCTTGAGATCTTAACGAACAAAAGAGAAACCATAGTAGAACACCAAATTAGACAATTCAAAGAGTTTTTATTCTTACTCATAAAGAAGATAGAAGGAAGATACTCCTTTAGGAAAATGCATTCTTTTAACGTCTCGACAATATCCGAAGGAATAGCGAGAGAGTTAGGCCTAGAAGAAAAAGTAGTTAACTTGATAAAAGATGCAAGTATGATACACGACATAGGATTTATAGGTATAGATCATAGAAAATTAACAAAAGGTTCTGATTATGAGAAAGAAGCAGAAATTATAAAACATATATCGGTAGGTAGAAAAATAATTGAGAATAGCAATATTTTTATAAAATATCTACCTATAGTGTTATACCATCACGAAAAAGTAGACAGTAGCGGCCCTGAGAGATTAAGCGGTAATATGATACCTTTACCCGTGAGAATAGTTGCTGTAGCAGACAAATTCGAAAGAATGATAAATGGGAGAGAAAGTAAAAAGTTTTCAATCAAAGAAGCACTAGAATTCCTTCAAAAGAATACAAATCTCTACGATCAAGTTGTAGTCAAAGCTTTAGAAAGGTATGTATTGAAAAACTTCAACTATTGA
- the ptsP gene encoding phosphoenolpyruvate--protein phosphotransferase, with amino-acid sequence MIELKGISVSKGLVKGRAYLIEPSLSEFKIQTINPENIDSEIEILKKAIEKTKSELKNIYSNAKGSVEEIGLFFSNILEDSTINSELVELITKEKISAKSSIYRMINNLEYKFKSMTSHSQEKVYDIISVFYRIIKNIDIIKQGPSHSTKSNKENIGNDDYILVGVDIDPTQLLEILQTRNIAGIALERGGSASHASIIAHQHNIPAIFAVKDLTKNVNEDDTIILNANEGKIIVNPDTKTLSSFDVESVKFDQYRKHLLDVLEKPTRTIDRKTCTMMLNISDEYEVSYENTRYYDGVGLFRTEFVFLKKNRFLSEEEQFEIYSLTAEKFIDKPVIIRLLDIGGDKVFEKNLQESKPALGWRSIRILFSRKEELLKQLRAIIRSNIYGNLKILIPMVSSLEEVRKIKYYFNIAVQQLIEENKNVNGNIPIGIMVEIPSVAIMIKEFLNEVDFISIGTNDLTQYTLAVDRNNEVIAEYYEPLNPSVLRLVYRSIRLANKMNKFVSVCGEIAGNPKYTRLLLAMGLKNFSMPQESVPFVKNVIVNTHSAELKKLLEEVNRALTPSEVKKIIENDFHEFQQRIGMTMPML; translated from the coding sequence ATGATCGAACTTAAGGGTATTTCTGTATCAAAAGGATTAGTAAAAGGTAGAGCATACTTAATAGAACCAAGTTTAAGTGAGTTTAAAATCCAAACCATAAACCCTGAAAACATCGATTCAGAAATAGAAATATTAAAAAAAGCAATTGAAAAAACAAAGTCCGAATTAAAAAATATATACTCAAATGCCAAAGGCTCAGTTGAAGAAATAGGTTTATTCTTCTCAAACATACTAGAAGATAGCACAATAAACTCAGAATTAGTTGAGCTAATAACAAAAGAAAAAATAAGTGCTAAGTCTTCAATATACAGAATGATCAACAACCTTGAATACAAATTCAAATCAATGACTTCACATTCTCAAGAAAAAGTCTATGACATAATATCCGTATTTTATAGAATCATCAAGAACATAGATATAATCAAACAAGGTCCTTCACACTCAACGAAATCCAACAAAGAAAATATAGGAAATGATGATTACATACTAGTAGGAGTAGATATAGACCCAACGCAACTTCTTGAGATACTTCAAACCAGAAATATAGCAGGCATTGCTCTTGAAAGAGGTGGTAGCGCATCTCATGCATCAATAATCGCACATCAACACAATATTCCAGCAATTTTCGCAGTAAAAGATCTAACAAAAAACGTCAATGAAGATGATACCATCATACTAAACGCCAACGAAGGAAAAATAATAGTAAATCCTGATACAAAAACCCTCTCATCATTTGATGTCGAATCTGTTAAATTTGATCAGTACAGAAAACATCTTCTCGACGTCCTAGAGAAACCAACTAGAACGATAGATAGAAAAACCTGTACCATGATGTTAAACATATCTGATGAGTATGAGGTAAGTTATGAAAACACAAGATACTATGACGGAGTAGGACTTTTTAGAACTGAGTTTGTTTTCCTAAAAAAGAATAGGTTTCTATCAGAAGAAGAGCAATTTGAAATCTACAGTCTTACAGCAGAAAAATTTATCGATAAGCCAGTTATAATAAGGTTACTTGATATAGGCGGAGACAAAGTTTTTGAAAAAAATCTTCAAGAGAGTAAACCAGCATTGGGTTGGAGATCCATTAGAATACTATTCAGTAGAAAAGAAGAATTACTAAAACAATTAAGAGCAATAATAAGAAGTAACATATACGGTAATCTAAAAATATTAATTCCTATGGTATCATCACTTGAAGAGGTAAGAAAAATAAAATACTACTTTAACATAGCAGTACAACAATTAATTGAAGAAAATAAAAACGTTAACGGCAACATACCTATAGGTATAATGGTAGAAATACCTTCAGTTGCGATTATGATAAAAGAGTTCTTAAATGAAGTAGACTTCATAAGCATAGGAACAAACGATTTAACTCAATACACACTAGCAGTAGATAGAAATAACGAAGTAATAGCAGAGTACTACGAACCGTTAAATCCATCAGTATTAAGGTTAGTATACAGATCCATTCGTCTAGCAAATAAGATGAATAAATTTGTCTCAGTATGCGGCGAAATAGCAGGTAATCCTAAGTATACAAGATTACTTCTTGCGATGGGACTTAAAAACTTCAGTATGCCTCAAGAATCAGTCCCCTTTGTAAAAAATGTAATAGTAAATACTCACTCAGCAGAACTCAAGAAACTTCTTGAAGAAGTAAATAGAGCACTCACTCCATCTGAAGTCAAAAAAATAATAGAAAATGATTTCCATGAATTTCAACAGAGAATAGGTATGACTATGCCAATGTTGTAA
- a CDS encoding outer membrane lipoprotein-sorting protein yields the protein MSRLGCCAGFMVFWVLFVFVCGGYGFGLSGEEILRKIDGNLDFKSAIMTARMEIHLPGQPPRVKVFKVWVVGEEKAYVEFINKEDRNIRYLKIGRQLWVYDKSENNTFLISGHLLKQGMMGSDVSYEDILESEDIYTKYSITLEGEGKVKGRDCYIVSLRAKVENVSYYQRKMWVDKEFFIPWKEEIFAQSGRLLKVAEVEEVRTFDNKYYPTKTVVSDKLKESTKTVIQIQDASFDVGISDSIFTKRYLER from the coding sequence ATGTCCAGATTGGGTTGTTGTGCTGGTTTTATGGTTTTTTGGGTGTTATTTGTTTTTGTATGTGGTGGTTATGGTTTTGGGTTGAGTGGAGAGGAAATTTTGAGGAAGATAGATGGCAACTTGGATTTCAAAAGTGCTATTATGACTGCGAGGATGGAGATACATTTGCCGGGACAACCACCTAGAGTAAAGGTTTTTAAGGTGTGGGTGGTTGGGGAAGAGAAAGCTTATGTTGAGTTCATTAATAAGGAGGATAGGAACATAAGGTATCTTAAGATTGGTAGGCAGTTGTGGGTTTATGACAAGTCTGAAAATAATACTTTTCTGATATCAGGGCATTTACTAAAGCAGGGAATGATGGGGAGTGATGTATCTTATGAGGATATACTTGAATCGGAAGATATATACACAAAGTATAGTATTACTCTTGAGGGTGAGGGAAAAGTAAAGGGAAGAGACTGTTATATTGTTTCTCTAAGGGCTAAGGTTGAGAATGTTTCTTACTATCAGAGAAAGATGTGGGTTGACAAGGAGTTTTTCATACCTTGGAAAGAGGAGATATTTGCCCAGAGTGGTAGGCTTCTTAAGGTTGCTGAGGTTGAAGAGGTTAGAACGTTTGATAATAAGTATTATCCAACAAAGACTGTAGTTTCTGATAAGCTGAAGGAAAGTACAAAAACTGTGATTCAGATACAAGATGCTAGCTTTGATGTTGGTATTTCGGATAGTATTTTCACCAAAAGGTATCTTGAAAGGTAG
- the dnaN gene encoding DNA polymerase III subunit beta → MKFEISSKVFEKIVRPVVKATSSNKTLQILNHIYFDVSRDDINIIGANQQYTVRVKEKADVHSEGKFLVLGEKFLQILKTLPDTTITIKDEGNLISIETDSINFSLQTIPIEEYPKQILEVIETSYKFDLSQADMKKVTKKIVKFCSSDNTLQAIFTGVLFDLRESGDITFVATDTKRMGIFKSSYKSETDTTNTKFVVPAETLEILEDMLGDEGPINVGVNYDEDNQVRNVVFSLPTVTISSSVISGNFPNYEAVIPTGLSNYAIINKKSLEEAIKRVSTIVDKETNRVSFNFDAERLKIEVENSIIGYAKEVIPCKYFGNPDYLHFNYTFILDYLSSLEANEVYWGFTNYESANKLWSEDEKEFIYVVMPLRRS, encoded by the coding sequence ATGAAGTTTGAGATATCTTCAAAAGTATTTGAGAAAATAGTAAGACCTGTTGTTAAAGCAACATCCTCCAACAAAACCCTCCAAATACTTAACCATATATACTTTGATGTTTCTAGAGATGATATAAATATAATCGGAGCAAATCAACAATATACAGTTAGAGTTAAAGAAAAAGCAGATGTACATTCCGAAGGCAAATTTCTAGTTCTGGGAGAAAAGTTTTTGCAAATACTGAAAACACTACCAGATACCACAATCACGATAAAAGATGAAGGAAACCTCATATCAATAGAAACAGACAGCATAAATTTCTCTCTTCAAACCATACCTATTGAAGAATATCCTAAACAAATACTTGAAGTTATAGAAACTTCTTACAAATTTGATTTATCTCAAGCAGATATGAAAAAAGTAACAAAAAAGATAGTAAAATTCTGCTCATCTGATAACACATTACAGGCTATATTCACTGGAGTACTATTTGACCTTAGAGAAAGTGGAGATATAACTTTCGTAGCGACAGATACAAAAAGAATGGGTATATTTAAATCATCATACAAATCAGAAACTGACACTACTAATACGAAGTTTGTAGTCCCAGCAGAAACTCTTGAGATATTAGAAGATATGCTTGGTGATGAAGGCCCCATTAATGTAGGTGTTAACTATGATGAAGATAATCAAGTCAGGAATGTCGTATTTTCTTTACCAACTGTGACTATATCATCATCCGTAATATCAGGCAACTTTCCAAACTATGAAGCAGTCATACCAACAGGATTAAGTAACTATGCCATAATAAACAAGAAGTCACTAGAAGAAGCAATAAAAAGAGTATCAACAATAGTCGATAAAGAAACAAACAGAGTATCATTTAACTTTGATGCAGAAAGACTTAAAATTGAAGTTGAAAATAGCATAATAGGTTATGCTAAAGAAGTTATACCCTGTAAATATTTTGGAAATCCTGACTATTTGCATTTTAACTACACATTTATACTTGACTACTTATCGTCTCTTGAAGCAAACGAAGTTTACTGGGGATTCACAAATTACGAATCTGCCAACAAACTATGGTCTGAAGACGAAAAAGAATTTATATACGTTGTTATGCCCCTAAGGAGGAGCTAA
- the rplD gene encoding 50S ribosomal protein L4 — MEIEVLGLDGTVKKKIKVDDSIFGLEYNNDLVYKALVAELANRRQGTASTKTRGEVSGGGRKPWRQKGTGRARHGSIRSPIWVGGGIAHGPKPRDYTTKIPKQMKRKAYFTILSEKIREKSLVVVEDFSINVIKTKEFVSKFSKVMSLINTGYGLLIIPSYDEKIILSARNLPNLKVLVYNNLNIKDLFYSNKVFFLESSIQKYQELYLQKV; from the coding sequence ATGGAAATAGAAGTTTTGGGACTTGATGGAACAGTTAAAAAGAAAATAAAAGTAGATGACAGCATATTCGGACTTGAATATAACAATGATTTAGTTTACAAGGCATTAGTTGCAGAACTAGCAAATAGAAGGCAAGGAACAGCATCAACAAAAACAAGAGGAGAAGTAAGCGGTGGTGGTAGAAAACCTTGGAGGCAAAAAGGTACAGGTAGGGCAAGACATGGATCTATTAGGTCTCCTATATGGGTAGGTGGTGGTATAGCACATGGACCTAAACCAAGAGATTATACTACTAAAATCCCAAAACAAATGAAGAGAAAAGCTTATTTCACGATATTGTCTGAAAAGATAAGAGAAAAAAGCTTAGTAGTCGTGGAAGATTTTTCAATTAATGTAATAAAGACAAAAGAATTTGTAAGCAAATTCTCTAAGGTGATGTCACTAATAAACACAGGATATGGGCTCTTGATTATTCCATCATATGACGAAAAAATAATACTCTCTGCTAGGAACTTACCAAATCTCAAAGTGTTAGTCTATAACAACTTAAATATCAAAGATCTATTCTACTCAAACAAAGTATTCTTCCTAGAAAGTTCTATACAGAAATATCAAGAACTCTATTTACAGAAAGTCTAA
- a CDS encoding O-acetyl-ADP-ribose deacetylase has protein sequence MKVYLNGLVVVKIGDITEEDTDVIVNAANSSLMGGGGVDGAIHRKGGPKILEECKKIRQTQYPDGLPTGEAVYTTAGNLKAKYVIHTVGPVWRGGNNNEKQLLQNAYRNSLKLAEELGCKTIAFPAISTGVYGYPKEEAAKVVCEILKEYSKTPNTIGEIRLVFFSQQDFDLFTSIADKEF, from the coding sequence ATGAAGGTATATCTCAATGGACTTGTAGTTGTTAAGATAGGTGACATAACTGAAGAAGACACCGATGTTATAGTAAACGCTGCAAACTCTTCACTTATGGGCGGAGGTGGAGTTGACGGTGCAATACATCGTAAAGGAGGACCCAAAATTCTAGAAGAATGTAAGAAAATAAGACAAACTCAATATCCTGATGGATTACCTACCGGAGAGGCAGTATACACAACAGCAGGAAACCTAAAAGCAAAGTATGTAATACATACTGTAGGACCTGTTTGGAGAGGAGGGAATAACAATGAAAAACAACTACTTCAAAATGCTTACAGAAATAGCCTTAAATTAGCTGAAGAACTCGGTTGTAAAACAATAGCGTTCCCAGCCATATCAACAGGAGTTTATGGATACCCAAAAGAAGAAGCTGCCAAAGTAGTATGCGAAATCTTGAAAGAATATTCAAAGACCCCTAATACTATAGGGGAGATAAGATTAGTCTTCTTCTCTCAACAGGATTTTGATTTATTCACCAGCATAGCAGACAAAGAGTTTTAA